In a genomic window of Methanogenium sp. S4BF:
- a CDS encoding MarR family winged helix-turn-helix transcriptional regulator translates to MTTYTVTPSQDSIKPQIPEEKLPGSARAVLDILENHEPRTFSEISGQVEWAPRTVRNALRRLIEEGFVVRKFNFTDARQVYYMRP, encoded by the coding sequence ATGACAACGTATACTGTAACGCCCAGCCAGGACAGCATCAAGCCCCAGATCCCCGAAGAGAAGCTTCCGGGTTCAGCACGTGCCGTACTGGATATCCTCGAAAATCACGAACCCCGGACATTCTCAGAGATATCCGGCCAGGTCGAATGGGCACCGCGGACAGTCAGAAATGCACTGCGCAGGCTCATTGAGGAAGGGTTTGTCGTCCGGAAGTTCAACTTCACCGACGCACGCCAGGTCTATTACATGCGGCCATAG